The genomic segment ATACTTCTATTTTACAGTATAAAATTTTAAAGCCTTTGATTGATGAGGTAATTGCTGGAGATAGTGAGAAATTCAAAACATTTTTTTATGTTGGTGATCCAAAGCAGAGTATTTATAGATTTCGTGGAGGTAAAAGAGAGTTATTTGATTTTGTTTTGAGTGAAAATAGTAATATCAAACTTGAAAATCTAAATACAAACTATAGGTCTAGTAAAAATATTATTGATTTTGTAAATAATACTTTTTTAAGTCTTCCAAATTATGATTATTTAGCTCAAAAAAGTATTAGAAAAGATGGATTTGTAGAAGTTATAGAAGATTCAAGTTTACAAAGTGAGGATAAATTTTCAGCTATTTTAAATAAAATAAATGAGCTATTAGATAATGGAATAAACGCAAATGATATTGCAATTTTGTGTTATACAAATAGTGATGTTTTAGGACTTTTTTACTATATAAAAGAAAAATTACCAAATCTTAAAATTAGAACTGATATGAGTTCTAAATTAATTAATCAACAAAATGTAAAAGCACTTATAAATGCTATAAAATATATATATTTTAAAGAAAATATTTATAAAGAAAATTTTAATGCTCTTGTAGGAAAGAATATAAATAGTGAGTTTTTGATTGATATTAATTTAAATGAATTAAGTGTAGAAAAAGTTTTATATTTTGTTGCAAGTTATTTTGATATTATTGATGAAAATATTATAAAACTAATAGAGCAATCAGGTATTTATTTCAATATTGTTGATTTTATTTATGAAATTGATAAATTAGATATTAGTATTGAAAATAGTGAAAATTCTGGGTTACAAATACTTACTATTTTTAAATCAAAAGGTTTAGAGTTTCACACAACAATCTTAATCGATAGAATAAAAAGAAAAAATCATGATAAAAGTTCTCTTTTGTTTGATTATGAGAATATTAACTTAAATAATATATATTATAAGGTTTCTGGTTATGAAAATTTTGATTTAGAGTATAAAAAAGCTTTAGAAAAAGAGAAAAATCTAAATCTTGATGATGAAAAAAATGTTCTTTATGTTGCACTAACTCGTGCTAAAAATAATCTAATTGTATTTAAAAAAGAGAAAAGTAGTGTATTTGATATTTTAGATATAACACCTTTTAAATTTGGAAATTTAATTTTAAGTGAAGTTGTACAGACAAAAAGTATTAATAAAAAGGTTACTTATGAACCATTAAATTTAGGAAAACAAGATATAAAATCTTCAAAAGATAATAATGGTGTCAATGTAGATATTTTAAAATCAAAATATTTTGGACTTGCTACGCACTATACTTTAGAAATGATGAGTAACTTTGATGAAAAAGCTTTAAATCATGGTTTAAATTTATCAAAAACAAAATATTTTAACTATTTAGATGAGTTTGATTTTGTATCTATAAAAAAGATTATTCAAAATTTAATTAAAAATGATAAATTTCAAAATTTAATTAAAGATGCACAAATAGTACAAGAACAAGCTTTGGTTTACAATGAAGAGATAAAGGTTATAGATCTACTTTTATATAAAGATGATAGATTTATTATTGTTGATTATAAAACTACAACAGAGTTTTTATCTTCTCATAAAACACAAATAGAATACTATAAAAAAGCAGTTTGTGAGATTTTTAATACAAAAAGTGTAGAAGGGTATCTAGTTTACTTGAAAGAGCATAGCGTAGAATTTTTAGAGGCTTAAATAAAATATCTAATAGATGCAAAACCATAAGCTTTGGTTTTTTCTATATCTTTTATCTGTTCATCCTTTATTATTCCTCCAAGTGCAAATATCTTTAGATTTGGAAAGTTTTTTGTAGCTTCATTTAATTGTTCTACTCCTTTTGATTCTCCTTTGTTTGGTGTATCAAAAATAGGAGAGTATGTTGCAAAATCTATATTTTTCTTCATTGAATTTTCTAACTCTTCTAAAGTGTGGCAAGATATAATTGTAATAAGATTTGATTTTTTTGCATTTTCGATTTTATCAAATTGTTGTGAATTTAGATGAACTCCATCAAAGCCTAGCTTGGTTGCTAAAGTTATATTTGAGTTAATAAAAATATTTTCTATTTTAAACTCTTTACAAATTTGTAAAAATATTTTAGCTAACTCTTCAATATTTTGTGAACTTTTATCTCTAAAACAAGCGAAATCAATTTTATGGTTTTTTAAAACAGTTCTTAATTTTTCTTCAAATTTTTCTGGATTATTTGAAAAATAGTTTGGATCAGTTATTAGATAAGATTTTATATTTTTCATATTTTTTTCCAATAAAAAAGGGAATAAGTGAAACTTACTCCCTTTTGTGATTTATTATACTAAGAAGTTCTTAGTGATGCTCTTCTTCCATCATAATAGAACCTGCTATATAAACATATGTTAGGATACTAAAAATAAATGCTTGTAAAACACCAAATGCAGTTAATAGGAAAAACCCTGGTAGTGGTAAAATCCATGGAACTAACATTAAAAGTACCATTAAGAACATATCATCACCTCTAATAGAACCAAATAACCTAAAAGATAGAGATATTATTCTTGATAAGTGTGAGATAATCTCAATTGGGAACATTAAAGGAGCTAATACTGGCATTGGTCCCATAAAATGTTTAAAATAGTTTACAAAACCATTTTTCTTAATTCCTAAATAGTTGTAATATACAAAAACTATGATAGCTAAAGATGCAGTAAAGTTTATATTACTTGTTGGTGCTTCAAAACCTGGAATTACTCCTATCATATTACTAACAAATATAACTAAAGCTAAAGATCCAATTAATGGCATATAAACTCTAGCATTTTTTTCACCCATAGTATCGCTACCCATAGCAATAATACCACCTACAAATGCCTCTAAAACATTTTGGCTTCCTGTTGGAACTAGTTGCATTTTTCTTGTAGCCATTCTAGAAACTAGAAAAATAATTCCAATTACTAAAACAAAGTGAGATAAAATTATCCACTCTTGTCCGTGACCACCAATAGTTCCTAAGAATGTAAACAATCTTCCTTCCATTTTCTTCCTTTTTTCTTTTCTACGATTACTAAATTATGCGCAGATTATAATATTTGTTTTCTAAAATCTTTATAAATATAAAAAATTAATCTAAATTTGTTTAAATCTATATCCATTTTGTTTCAAATTTTCTCTTATTTGCTCTTGATGCTCTTCACCCTTTGTTGCTAAAGCAATAGTTACATAAGCTTCTCCAAATTCTAATTTAACAGAATTTCTATCAAAATCAATTTCTACAATATTTGCTGAACATTGAGTGAAAACATCTGTTAAATGCATTAAAGCTCCTGGTTTATCCATTAATGTTACTATTAAATTCATCTTTCTATGAGATTTTATTAGACCTTTTTCAATAATTATTGAAAGCATTGTAACATCTATATTTCCACCACTTACAACTGCACATACTTTTTTATTTTCTATATTTACTTTATCGTGCATAATAGCTGCAACACTAACAGCCCCAGCTCCTTCAACCATAAGTTTATGTTTTTCTAGTAAAAAAAGAATTGCATTTGCTGTTTCATTATCACTTACTTCAACAATTTCATCAACATATTCCAAAATAATATCTAGTAACTTTGGATTAACATCACGAACTGCAATTCCATCTGCAATAGTTCTAACACTAGATGAGTCTATTGGCATTCTTGCTTCAAAACTCTCTTTCATACCTTTTGCACCACTTGCTACAACACCAATTATTTTTATATTTGGATTTAT from the Aliarcobacter cryaerophilus ATCC 43158 genome contains:
- the ilvA gene encoding threonine ammonia-lyase, whose translation is MITLNDIKDAKKRLDGTVYKTPLMKAPFLSIQKNAEIFFKEDNLQLTGSFKLRGAFNKVAMLDDEKKAAGVVAASAGNHAQGLAFAASYFKCEATIFMPEATPLTKVLGVKSYGANVVLTGENFDEAYASAIKFAKDNNKEFVHPFADDEVIAGQGTIALEILEKIDNIDEIIVPIGGGGLISGVAIAAKSINPNIKIIGVVASGAKGMKESFEARMPIDSSSVRTIADGIAVRDVNPKLLDIILEYVDEIVEVSDNETANAILFLLEKHKLMVEGAGAVSVAAIMHDKVNIENKKVCAVVSGGNIDVTMLSIIIEKGLIKSHRKMNLIVTLMDKPGALMHLTDVFTQCSANIVEIDFDRNSVKLEFGEAYVTIALATKGEEHQEQIRENLKQNGYRFKQI
- a CDS encoding RecB-like helicase, with protein sequence MEKYLALKASAGSGKTFALTVRYISLLLLGAKPSEILTLTFTNKAAAEMSQRVFNTLQTLGDDEAYLNEIIRVSNFTKEEVLGKKSLLIKLFINDSSSIFTIDKFVNKILREFCGYIGIGDDFKISNDDMEILSYKFLQSLDENSFKELVEFSLYEKKKFSSIFELFKILIEKNEKINSIEIDAKLINLIKNDILEKAFKIKEHILNCKAASASAIKAVSFTNFDELFSNTWIEKDTIYDYSYFKKCANEEINSLFLELKDSFLNYYKLRTSYSLNKIFKLYINFKEFKKSFNIEKNYFEFNDISNLVFELLNNKINKDFLYFRLDSNYNHILIDEFQDTSILQYKILKPLIDEVIAGDSEKFKTFFYVGDPKQSIYRFRGGKRELFDFVLSENSNIKLENLNTNYRSSKNIIDFVNNTFLSLPNYDYLAQKSIRKDGFVEVIEDSSLQSEDKFSAILNKINELLDNGINANDIAILCYTNSDVLGLFYYIKEKLPNLKIRTDMSSKLINQQNVKALINAIKYIYFKENIYKENFNALVGKNINSEFLIDINLNELSVEKVLYFVASYFDIIDENIIKLIEQSGIYFNIVDFIYEIDKLDISIENSENSGLQILTIFKSKGLEFHTTILIDRIKRKNHDKSSLLFDYENINLNNIYYKVSGYENFDLEYKKALEKEKNLNLDDEKNVLYVALTRAKNNLIVFKKEKSSVFDILDITPFKFGNLILSEVVQTKSINKKVTYEPLNLGKQDIKSSKDNNGVNVDILKSKYFGLATHYTLEMMSNFDEKALNHGLNLSKTKYFNYLDEFDFVSIKKIIQNLIKNDKFQNLIKDAQIVQEQALVYNEEIKVIDLLLYKDDRFIIVDYKTTTEFLSSHKTQIEYYKKAVCEIFNTKSVEGYLVYLKEHSVEFLEA
- a CDS encoding F0F1 ATP synthase subunit A, with protein sequence MEGRLFTFLGTIGGHGQEWIILSHFVLVIGIIFLVSRMATRKMQLVPTGSQNVLEAFVGGIIAMGSDTMGEKNARVYMPLIGSLALVIFVSNMIGVIPGFEAPTSNINFTASLAIIVFVYYNYLGIKKNGFVNYFKHFMGPMPVLAPLMFPIEIISHLSRIISLSFRLFGSIRGDDMFLMVLLMLVPWILPLPGFFLLTAFGVLQAFIFSILTYVYIAGSIMMEEEHH
- a CDS encoding thiamine phosphate synthase, with product MKNIKSYLITDPNYFSNNPEKFEEKLRTVLKNHKIDFACFRDKSSQNIEELAKIFLQICKEFKIENIFINSNITLATKLGFDGVHLNSQQFDKIENAKKSNLITIISCHTLEELENSMKKNIDFATYSPIFDTPNKGESKGVEQLNEATKNFPNLKIFALGGIIKDEQIKDIEKTKAYGFASIRYFI